The Coffea arabica cultivar ET-39 chromosome 1e, Coffea Arabica ET-39 HiFi, whole genome shotgun sequence genome has a window encoding:
- the LOC113724563 gene encoding hyoscyamine 6-dioxygenase, which yields MIDAVNVGKEFFSMPAEEMENFAAKDSRKGCKVYTGSGNYGSDDFGLWRDTLQHPCHPLEKWTNIFPDKPAGYRGTIGPYTVEVRKLGIRILDMIYEGLGLTEENYDYHDLLLTIHNYPACPDPSSALGVSGHRDANLITIIQQDIYGLQLFKDGQWIGVEPLPNAFGIPISFSMEVISNGKLRSAVHRVVTNSACFRTSLVNFVNCPSDRLIEPVKSLVSPSNPPAFGAFHMEEYLEVLFGNNSDSEVTGEYFKIKSQASK from the exons ATGATTGATGCTGTGAATGTGGGAAAAGAATTCTTTTCCATGCCTGCTGAGGAAATGGAGAATTTTGCTGCTAAGGATTCACGAAAGGGATGCAAAGTTTACACAGGTTCTGGAAATTATGGATCTGATGATTTCGGATTGTGGAGGGATACTCTGCAACACCCTTGCCATCCACTTGAGAAATGGACTAATATCTTTCCTGATAAGCCAGCAGGATACCG GGGGACCATAGGTCCATATACAGTTGAGGTGAGAAAGCTGGGTATCAGAATTCTGGATATGATCTATGAAGGACTAGGATTGACCGAGGAAAATTATGACTACCATGATTTGCTCCTGACGATTCACAACTACCCGGCATGTCCAGATCCTAGCTCAGCCTTGGGAGTTTCTGGACACCGTGATGCTAACCTCATAACCATAATTCAGCAGGATATTTATGGTCTGCAACTATTTAAGGATGGCCAATGGATTGGTGTGGAACCTCTTCCAAATGCTTTTGGCATCCCTATAAGTTTTTCAATGGAG GTAATTAGCAATGGAAAGCTAAGAAGCGCAGTGCATCGAGTGGTTACAAATTCAGCTTGTTTTAGGACATCACTTGTAAACTTTGTCAACTGTCCATCTGACAGGTTGATTGAACCTGTAAAGTCACTTGTTAGTCCAAGCAATCCCCCAGCATTCGGAGCATTCCATATGGAGGAGTATCTTGAGGTCCTTTTCGGCAACAACTCAGACAGCGAAGTGACAGGTGAATACTTCAAAATCAAAAGCCAAGCCAGCAAATGA